A section of the Flavobacteriales bacterium genome encodes:
- a CDS encoding DUF1801 domain-containing protein translates to MPTRTVHTDTLAYHAAQTDTDRAICETLAKEISKHLPDAENKVWHRHPVWFLDGNPVVGYSKLKDCVRLLFWSGQSFEETGLKPEGSFKAAEKRYTTAEEVDVKELARWLRQAHEIQWDYKNIVKRRGVLERLK, encoded by the coding sequence ATGCCCACAAGAACAGTACACACCGATACCCTCGCCTACCACGCCGCACAGACCGACACCGACCGCGCGATCTGCGAAACCCTGGCGAAAGAGATCAGTAAGCACCTGCCCGATGCCGAGAACAAGGTGTGGCACCGCCACCCCGTTTGGTTCCTTGACGGCAACCCGGTGGTGGGCTACAGCAAGCTAAAAGACTGCGTGCGGCTGTTGTTCTGGAGCGGCCAGTCTTTCGAGGAGACCGGACTGAAGCCGGAAGGCTCGTTCAAGGCCGCGGAGAAACGCTACACCACTGCCGAGGAGGTCGACGTAAAAGAACTGGCTCGCTGGCTGAGGCAGGCCCACGAGATCCAGTGGGACTACAAGAACATCGTGAAGCGAAGGGGCGTGTTGGAGCGACTGAAGTGA